A single window of Treponema denticola ATCC 35405 DNA harbors:
- a CDS encoding Crp/Fnr family transcriptional regulator has product MSDLFSSFSRFAKSFPKGSLIFAEFEPGSSFYLIQSGRVQLIKIINGFEKNLDILQPGEIFGEMAILDNSPRSASAIAYDDVMALEFNKENFEILMKGNPAIAMRLLKTFVRRIYAQRRRFMILTIEDRPARIADVFLMLDETQPNLDRSTEMRSFDTTIEEVARWAGLSKEETEDNMRKFIDQGRISVYDDRIIVQNMTDLTRYVNTRRSKEQNLYVL; this is encoded by the coding sequence ATGTCGGATCTTTTTTCTTCATTTTCAAGATTTGCAAAAAGCTTTCCTAAAGGCTCTCTTATATTTGCAGAATTTGAACCCGGTTCATCATTCTATTTGATACAGTCTGGCCGTGTTCAGCTTATAAAAATTATCAACGGATTTGAAAAAAATCTTGACATTTTACAGCCCGGTGAAATCTTCGGTGAGATGGCCATTTTGGATAACTCTCCCCGTTCAGCTTCGGCTATAGCCTATGACGATGTGATGGCCCTCGAATTCAATAAAGAAAACTTTGAAATTTTGATGAAGGGAAATCCGGCCATTGCTATGAGGCTTTTAAAGACCTTTGTAAGGCGAATCTATGCCCAAAGACGCAGGTTTATGATTTTAACCATCGAAGACAGGCCTGCAAGAATTGCAGATGTTTTCTTAATGCTGGATGAAACCCAGCCCAATCTTGACCGCAGTACTGAGATGCGCTCCTTTGATACGACAATTGAAGAGGTTGCCCGCTGGGCCGGTCTTTCAAAAGAAGAAACCGAAGACAATATGCGGAAATTTATAGATCAGGGCAGAATTTCCGTCTATGACGATAGAATTATAGTACAAAACATGACCGACTTAACCCGTTATGTTAATACTCGCCGCTCAAAAGAGCAAAATCTATATGTATTATAA
- a CDS encoding cyclic nucleotide-binding domain-containing protein — MPKAINYKANSVVYFSGDFDERVFLLNTGSIALTSIDIETGEQVTDYIKTGEFFGVKSALGNYPREESAMVLTDSIVYSFTSKEFEAFAQTNTRIILQMIKVFSRQLRTIHKQLASLLDSEEEKNPEEGLFNVMNAFYSSQHYKAAGQVGTRYKAIYPNGKYISQVDQIVRSTAEVAGRSFGNAEGHNNDAVLAHHEKPAAVTDGTVHLAYNKAEDLFEKGEFEAAYDQYHAVIEAGAGDEITDNAYIGAGKSLHSQKEYVRCLQLLTGFISQHPKSSKIGDALMYLGMCYMDMERPDKAIAFFDKAAILSGADIIGKIRELQKECSSRLQGA; from the coding sequence ATGCCTAAGGCTATTAATTACAAGGCAAATTCAGTAGTTTATTTCTCGGGAGACTTTGATGAACGTGTCTTTCTTTTGAACACGGGCAGCATAGCTCTTACATCTATAGACATTGAAACCGGAGAACAGGTTACCGACTATATAAAGACCGGAGAATTTTTTGGAGTAAAGTCCGCATTGGGCAATTATCCAAGAGAAGAAAGCGCCATGGTTCTAACCGACTCCATAGTTTATTCTTTTACAAGCAAAGAATTTGAAGCCTTTGCACAGACGAATACCCGCATTATCTTACAGATGATAAAGGTTTTTTCCCGCCAGCTTAGGACTATTCATAAGCAGTTAGCCTCTCTTTTAGACAGCGAAGAAGAAAAAAACCCTGAAGAAGGGCTTTTTAATGTTATGAATGCCTTTTATTCTTCCCAACATTATAAGGCGGCAGGACAGGTTGGGACAAGGTATAAGGCTATTTATCCTAACGGAAAGTATATTTCACAAGTAGATCAGATTGTTAGAAGTACGGCGGAAGTTGCAGGCCGTTCTTTTGGAAATGCAGAAGGACACAATAATGATGCCGTTCTTGCTCATCACGAAAAACCGGCTGCGGTTACTGACGGCACTGTTCATCTTGCGTATAATAAGGCTGAAGATCTTTTTGAAAAGGGAGAATTTGAAGCTGCCTATGATCAATATCATGCCGTAATCGAAGCAGGGGCGGGAGATGAGATTACCGATAATGCCTATATCGGGGCGGGAAAGAGTTTGCACTCTCAAAAAGAATATGTACGCTGTTTACAGCTTTTAACGGGCTTTATTTCCCAGCATCCCAAGTCTTCAAAGATAGGAGATGCCCTTATGTATTTGGGTATGTGTTATATGGATATGGAAAGACCCGATAAGGCGATTGCCTTTTTTGATAAGGCTGCCATCTTGTCAGGCGCCGATATAATCGGAAAAATTCGGGAACTTCAAAAGGAATGCAGCAGCCGGCTGCAAGGAGCATAA